A single Inediibacterium massiliense DNA region contains:
- a CDS encoding DUF6103 family protein, with amino-acid sequence MKKATLTLTFEKEKLNALEFYMEKKDAELQNELSDIVQKLYEKYVPQPTREYIEDRIAKETKPTKAKKPITTSQSNNDNS; translated from the coding sequence ATGAAAAAAGCAACTTTAACCTTAACGTTTGAAAAGGAAAAACTGAATGCACTTGAGTTTTATATGGAGAAAAAGGATGCTGAATTGCAAAACGAACTCTCCGATATTGTTCAAAAGCTGTATGAGAAATATGTACCACAGCCTACCCGAGAGTATATCGAAGACAGAATTGCAAAGGAGACTAAGCCGACAAAGGCTAAAAAACCGATAACTACATCGCAATCCAATAACGACAATTCATAA